DNA sequence from the Staphylococcus epidermidis genome:
ATCGTTTAAATGTTAGTTTTGAATTACATCATGAAGAACAGAGAGGTCAACAATGAATTACTTAAAACAATATGAATCATTTTTTTGGTTAATAGGAATTTTTATCTTTTATCTTATAATGGCAATTCTAACACCATTATCAACTACGGATTGGCATGCATATAAAGTTAATCTAAGTCAATATTTGACTCAAGAAAATGGTCGTTATTTAGGACATTTATTTGAATGGGTTGCCGTACATAATATCATAATAAGAGCTTTAATATATGCGATAACTTCGTTTTTAGTTATCTATTTAGTTGCTTATATGGTTCAATTACATACGAATCGTTTTTATTTTATTTTGAGTTTTGTGTTAATGGTTACTGTACCTAATACAATTTATAGCGAAACTTACGGGTGGTTTACTGGATTTTTTAGTTATATACCTGCTACAGTCCTATCACTTTTTATTCTTTTTACTGTAGTTAAAATGATTGAGTCGCACGATACAGTTTCTGAAATGCAATTATGGGTATTTTTATTAGTAAGTTTGTTTGGACAATTCTTCTTGGAGAATCTTTCCATCGCTAATAGCTTAATTATTTTAATAGGAATGGTAGTCTATTTCTTTGTTAAAAAAAGACTCAGTTATTTCTTAATTGTAGGATTTATGCTTAGTTGTATAGGTAACATTATAATGTTTTTAAACTTCAATTATTTTTTAATTAAGGATGGATTAAATACGCATTATTCAATTTCCGATAGTCATGGAATGATACATAAAGCAGGTGTGACGTTATTTAAGCTTGTACCAGAATATATGTTTATTAATCAAATGATTATTCTTACCGTGATATCAATAGTAAGTATAGTTTTACTTAAGCAAAATAAAAGCCTGAAGCATATGAGAGTTTATATTAAAATACCACTACTCTTAGGTTTAATTACTTTACCTGTTTATAAGATCTTCGTTTACAATCAATTTCATTTTGAATTATATAAAGCTTCATTTTCTATAGCCGTTTTGAATACAACGATTTGCTTCATTTACATGATAAGTGTGATATACGTTGTGTTTAAAATGATACAGCAAAGATACATAAGAATGATTGTGATGGGGAGTTTTATAGCTATGGCTTCATCTGTTTTGCCACTTTTATTTGTGACGCCTATAAGTTATAGAAATTTTTATTTTATTTATACTTTATGGATCGTGATATTACTTTGTTTAATTCAGCAATGTGATGTGCTATTTAAACAACTTGAACATATAATTAAAATATTTGCGATTATCATCAGCATCATTATGATGATTGGATTTACTTTTATACATATTAGTAGTGTGCACAGAATAGACTTCATTAAAGAACAAATAACACAACATCATCGCCATCAGAAAATAACATTGGAAAGATTACCATTTGAGCGATATACTCATATGACTACACCAAAGTCGAAGGAACAACTTCAAGATTTCAAACACTATTATGATTTGCCCAAAGACATCACATTTAAAGTAGTCCCATATGGTACAAAACAATAACTGTTCAAAGGGGAAATATTATGAAGTTAACCCGAATACATTATGAGATTATAAAGTTTATCATAGTTGGTGGAATTAATACCTTTAACTACTATATAACATACTTATTTTTGTTAAAGGTGTTACATGTGAATTATATGGTTAGTCACATTGCTGGATTTATTGTAAGTTTTATTATTTCATATTATTTAAATTGTTATTTTGTATATAAAGTAAAACCTACAATAGAAAAGTTTTTAAGATTTCCTATCACTCAGATAGTTAATATGGGAATGCAAACGTTATTATTATATATATTCGTAAAGTGGTTGAATATCGCTTCGGAAATTGCACCTTTTGCGGGTCTAATCATTACAATCCCAGTGACATTCATACTTTCTAAGTGGTTACTTAGAGATAAAGTTTAACGTAATCATAAGCACTATTTTTTCCTTTGAGATGAATTGAATTTCTTTTTCAAATATCTACCAATTCGTATTTAGAAAAATTTAATGTATATAAGTCTTTACATATTCATATATGTACAAGGCTTATTTTTAAATGAATAAATAATGAAGTGAAGGAAAGTATTTTTTTAGGGATATCTAATGAAATAATTAGATGGGGAATATAAAAAATGTAGAAATAAAAAAACGTTGTCATTGTGGAACTGATAATTCATACTAATATTAGCAAAAAATAAAGGTGGTAAGTGAAGGTGACTCAAAATGAAAATTTGAAGTTAGCGCAACGAGGTGCATTTCTTAGTTTAGTCATCTATATTATACTTTCTATTGCGAAATATATGACTGGATATGTTTATGATTCGGCGGCAGTTAGAGCGGATGCTTTAAATAACATGACAGACATTTTAGTTTCAGTAGCAGTTATTGTCGGACTTAAAATCTCTATTAAACCTGCTGATCAAAACCACCCATATGGGCACTTAAAATCTGAAAATATTTCCACATTGCTAGTATCATTCATTATCATGTTTGTGGGAATACAAGTTATTATAGAAAACTTTCCGAGATTGTTTACACATGATTCACATATTCCTAACTTTATTACTATTATTATAAGTATGATCAGTGGACTTGTGATGTTATGTGTCTTTGCTATTAATTATCGATTATCTAAAAGAACGAAAAGTAGCTCATTAAAATCAGCAGCTAAAGATAATTTATCTGA
Encoded proteins:
- a CDS encoding GtrA family protein; this translates as MKLTRIHYEIIKFIIVGGINTFNYYITYLFLLKVLHVNYMVSHIAGFIVSFIISYYLNCYFVYKVKPTIEKFLRFPITQIVNMGMQTLLLYIFVKWLNIASEIAPFAGLIITIPVTFILSKWLLRDKV
- a CDS encoding cation diffusion facilitator family transporter; translated protein: MTQNENLKLAQRGAFLSLVIYIILSIAKYMTGYVYDSAAVRADALNNMTDILVSVAVIVGLKISIKPADQNHPYGHLKSENISTLLVSFIIMFVGIQVIIENFPRLFTHDSHIPNFITIIISMISGLVMLCVFAINYRLSKRTKSSSLKSAAKDNLSDSLVSIGTAIGLMFTQIGFPIIDIILANILGLLIVYTGFGIFKESIFTLSDGFNEQDLEEYRLDILEVEDVIDVNNIKGRYHGSSIFIDVTIVVDPYLSLYEAHQICDKVEIHLHNKGISSVYVHPEPYTTKDEVK